A stretch of DNA from Alteromonas gilva:
GCAGTTATGGCGATCAATACATTGCAACCGGTGGTGTTACCGCCGGTGACAGAGTGATCGTAGCGGGATATCAGAAAGTTCAGCCTGGCGCCAAAGTGAATACCCAGCCATGGCAGGGTGCTCAGCAAAGCCAGCCACGCGGCTAAATTAACTCAGGAACTTATTTTCTATGGCACGTTTTTTCATCGACCGCCCGGTGTTTGCCTGGGTACTGGCTATTATTGTTATGGTTGCCGGTGCGCTGTCTATCACCGAGTTACCTATTGAGCAGTATCCTAAAGTTGCACCGCCGTCGGTAACCATTAGCGCCGGCTATCCTGGCGCCTCTGCTGAGACGGTGGAAAACACCGTTACGCAAATCATCGAGCAAAACCTGACCGGGATTGATAATTTGCGTTACTTCAATTCGAGCAGTCAAAACGGCAATATGTCGATTGTACTGTCTTTTGAGCCCGGTACCGATCCCGATACCGCACAGGTGCAAACCCAAAACAAACTGCAATCGGCCATGTCGTTATTGCCCACGCAGGTCCAGCAACAAGGCGTAACGGTGACTAAATCTAACGATGCCTTTGCCGTGGTGATTGGTTTTTACTCCAAAGATGGCAGCCTCTCGCAGTATGACTTAAGTGATATGCTGGTGTCGCAATTTCAGGATCAGATTGCCCGGGTTAATGGCGTGGGGAGTTTGCGCGTATTTGGTGCCCAGCGTTCAATGCGGATCTGGCTCGACCCCGATAAACTCTATAGCTATAACATGACGCCGGTGGATGTTCGTGAGGCGGTGCGCACCCAGAATACCGACATTTCTGCCGGTCAGTTAGGCGGCATGCCAGCCGTAGAAGGGCAGCAAATTAACGCCACCATCACCGCCCAGTCACTGCTTAAAACAAGCGCTGATTTTGAAAACATCGTACTGCGGGTGAATACCGATGGCTCGCAGGTGCGCTTAAAAGATGTCGCCCGGGTTGAGCTCGGATCTGAAAACTACAGCAATATTGCCCGCTATAAGCGCCAGCCGGCTTCCGGAATGGCAGTAAGTCTTGCCAGTGGTGCCAATGCACTGGAAACCATCGAAGCGGTTAAAAAGCGCGTAGAAGAACTGTCGGTAAATCTGCCTGATAGTGTCGAAGTGGTGTATCCGGTGGATAGCTCGCCGTTTATTAAGCTGTCGATTAGTTCGGTAGTTCAAACCCTGGCAGAAGCGGTAGTGCTGGTATTTTTTGTGATGCTGCTGTTCTTACAAAACTGGCGGGCCACGCTGGTACCGACGATTGCCGTGCCCGTGGTGTTGTTAGGTACCTTTGCGGTGCTGTACCTGTTTGGTTTTACAATCAACGTACTGACCATGTTTGCCGTAGTGCTGGCCATTGGCCTGTTGGTTGATGATGCCATTGTGGTGGTGGAAAACGTTGAGCGGCTAATGGAAGAGGAAGGCCTGGATCCTAAAGCCGCCACTAAAAAGTCGATGACGCAGATTTCCAGCGCCCTGGTAGGTATTGCGGTGGTATTGTCTACCGTGTTTATACCTATGGCGTTCTTCAGTGGCTCTGCCGGCTCAATTTACCGGCAGTTTTCAATCACGATTGTGTCAGCCATGACGTTCTCTGTGCTGGTAGCAATTATCCTGTCGCCGACGTTGTGCGTTGCCTTGTTGCGCAAAGAGGATGTTGAAAACAAAAAAGATACGGGCTTTTTTGGCTGGTTTAACCGGGTCTTCAATAAAGGCCGCGATAGGTACACTAAAGCGTCGGGTGGCATTGCTAAGCGGGTAAAACGATCGCTATTGGTGTACGGCTTACTGGTTGCCGGTATGGGCGCCATCTTTACGCAGCTGCCGGGCGCGTTTTTGCCCAATGAAGATCAGGGCAATATTATGGTCCTGGTCAATGCGCCAACCGGGGCAACGGCCCAGCGAACGCTCGAATCAATCAAACAGGTTGAGGATTTCTTCCTCGATCAAAACGGTGAAGCGGTAAAAGATATCTTTACGATCGTCGGCTTTAGTTTTGCCGGCGCGGCGCAAAATGCCGGTATGGGCTTTGTTCACCTGGTGGATTGGGACGAGCGGGACGAGTCGCAAAGTGCCTTTGCCATTATCAACAACGCTTTTGGCGCACTATCGCAAATTCAGGATGCCAGCGTGTTTCCTATTTTGCCGCCGCCAATTCGCGAGTTAGGCAATGCGACCGGATTCAGCTTTCAGTTAGTTGATCGTGGCGGTAATGGCCATGCAGCCCTGATGCAGGCCCGTAACCAATTCCTTGGCATGGCAGCGCAAAGTCCGTTGCTAGTTGGCGTGCGGCCAAATGGCCTGAGCGATGTTCCGGAGTTTCAAATAAACATCGATAACGAAAAGGCCTCGGCGCTGGGGTTATCCTTGTCTGATATTAATAATACGCTCAGCATTGCCTGGGGCTCGTCTTACGTAAATGACTTTTTAGACAGAGGCCGTATTAAACGTGTGTACATGCAGGCCGATGCGCCCTATCGAATGAATCCCGAAGATTTAGACAAGTGGTTTGTGCGCAACAACAATGGCGACATGGTGGCATTCAGCGCTTTTTCAACCGTTGAATGGGGCTATGGTTCGCCCAAACTCGAGCGGTTTAATGGTATTTCGTCGGTCAATATTCAGGGTAGCCCGGCCCCCGGTGTCTCCAGCGGTGAAGCCATGGACGAAGCGCAACGCCTGGTAAACCAGTTGCCGCCAGGATTTGGTCTGGAGTGGTCAGGCTTGTCATTTGAAGAGCAAGCGGCAGGCTCGCAGGCGCCTATGCTATATACGCTGTCAATTTTTGTGGTGTTTTTATGTCTGGCGGCACTCTATGAGAGCTGGGTGGTGCCCTTTGCAGTGCTGTTAGTGGTGCCGCTCGGTATCCTCGGCTCCGTTGTGGCGGCTTATCTCTTTGGTTTGCCCAATGACGTTTATCTGCAAGTGGCGTTTTTAACCACGGTAGGCC
This window harbors:
- a CDS encoding efflux RND transporter permease subunit, which produces MARFFIDRPVFAWVLAIIVMVAGALSITELPIEQYPKVAPPSVTISAGYPGASAETVENTVTQIIEQNLTGIDNLRYFNSSSQNGNMSIVLSFEPGTDPDTAQVQTQNKLQSAMSLLPTQVQQQGVTVTKSNDAFAVVIGFYSKDGSLSQYDLSDMLVSQFQDQIARVNGVGSLRVFGAQRSMRIWLDPDKLYSYNMTPVDVREAVRTQNTDISAGQLGGMPAVEGQQINATITAQSLLKTSADFENIVLRVNTDGSQVRLKDVARVELGSENYSNIARYKRQPASGMAVSLASGANALETIEAVKKRVEELSVNLPDSVEVVYPVDSSPFIKLSISSVVQTLAEAVVLVFFVMLLFLQNWRATLVPTIAVPVVLLGTFAVLYLFGFTINVLTMFAVVLAIGLLVDDAIVVVENVERLMEEEGLDPKAATKKSMTQISSALVGIAVVLSTVFIPMAFFSGSAGSIYRQFSITIVSAMTFSVLVAIILSPTLCVALLRKEDVENKKDTGFFGWFNRVFNKGRDRYTKASGGIAKRVKRSLLVYGLLVAGMGAIFTQLPGAFLPNEDQGNIMVLVNAPTGATAQRTLESIKQVEDFFLDQNGEAVKDIFTIVGFSFAGAAQNAGMGFVHLVDWDERDESQSAFAIINNAFGALSQIQDASVFPILPPPIRELGNATGFSFQLVDRGGNGHAALMQARNQFLGMAAQSPLLVGVRPNGLSDVPEFQINIDNEKASALGLSLSDINNTLSIAWGSSYVNDFLDRGRIKRVYMQADAPYRMNPEDLDKWFVRNNNGDMVAFSAFSTVEWGYGSPKLERFNGISSVNIQGSPAPGVSSGEAMDEAQRLVNQLPPGFGLEWSGLSFEEQAAGSQAPMLYTLSIFVVFLCLAALYESWVVPFAVLLVVPLGILGSVVAAYLFGLPNDVYLQVAFLTTVGLASKNAILIVEFAKELYDGGASLLDAVMTAAQQRFRPILMTSMAFILGVTPLAISTGAGAESQNAIGIAVMGGMFAATFLAIFFVPMFYVLVVKWFGAKRQPNETDDTQQSM